The genomic interval CCCCTTTTTCCACGTACCTGCAAATAATTTTTCCATTGCCGGTTTGATAGCTTTTGGATCGGTACCCAACAGTTCATTTGTACCTAATGTGATTGTTTCAGGCCGTTCAGTATTATCGCGTAGCGTCATACAAGGAACACCCATTACCGTAGTTTCTTCTGTGATACCACCTGAGTCAGTAACAACAGCTTTGGCACGTTCCACAAGATAATTGAATTCCAAATAACTTAAGGGTTCAACCATATGTAGGCGAGGATGAGAAACACCAACATTTGACAGGATTTTGGCAGTACGTGGGTGAACAGGAAAAACTAAAGGAAGATTTTGTGAATTATTTACAATTTCATCCATCAATTCTTTCAACTTTTCTTCTTCGTCTACATTCGCAGGACGATGAAGAGTCATAACAAAATACTCTTTTTCCTTTAGTTTCAATTTATCCCAAATTGCAGGTTTTTGAAAACGTGGTCGCTGCTCTAATAGGGTGTCGATCATTGTGTTTCCAACAAAGAAAATGCGATCTTCTTCTACACCGGATCCTTTGAGGTTTTCATTCGCTATATCGGAAGTAGTAAAGAAATAATTAGTAACACTATCTGTTACCAAACGATTAATCTCTTCTGGCATCGTCCAATCATCAGACCTGATACCAGCTTCAACGTGTGCAACTTTAGTATGCATCTTTTGTGCAGTGACTGCGCATGCCATTGTCGATGTAACATCACCCACCACTATTACAAGGTCAGTCGGGTTCGCTTGCAATTCTTTTTCAAATCTGATCATTATCGCCGCAGTTTGTTCCGCTTGCGTACCACCTCCAGCCTCTAAATTTGCATGGGGCTCTGGGATCTGTAATTGTTCAAAAAAATCACCAGACATCTTTTTATCATAGTGTTGTCCAGTGTGTATTAATCTGTAATCGATGTTATTACCTGATTTTTTTGACTTTTCAATGGCGTGTATAATAGGCGCAATTTTCATAAAATTGGGACGTGCACCTGCTATGATGGTAGTTTTCATAAAAATTTCTATTATAAATATAAACTAAAACTAAGAATTATCTCGAGACATTATATATACATTATGAAGCTTTTCGATGATAATTTCCCAGCGGAAAGCTTCAACTAATTTTCGCGCGTTTACACTCATTTCTCTCAACTGATCGGGATTATCAAAAACTTTTGTCAATACCCGCTCCAATGATCTCTCGTCATCAATATCTACAAGAAAGCCATGTTTTCCGTTTTCAACTATTCCGTCAATTCCGGTGTTTTTAACACCAATGATTGGCAGTCCACATGCCATCGCTTCGAGGTATACCCGACCTAATGTCTCTGGAAAACTCGGCATGACAAATAAATCCATATTAGAAAGGATACCAGGCAACTCTCTATTTGGAACAAAACCATGAAGTGTGACTTTATTTGATAGATCAAACCTAGTAATTAATCTTTCTAAATTTTGCTTTTCAGGTCCATCACCATATATATGATACGTGTAATCATAATTCACTGTAGCCAATGCCTTAATAACCATGTCTAAATTTTTCAATTTCAGCAAACGACACACAGAAATAATTCTAATACGAGTGTCTCTTTTTTCATGACTTTCAATTGTTGAAAAAAAAGAATCAGGAATCCCGTGAGGGATGAATACAGGATCAATACCGAAGGAATTAGCTATTTTTTTTTGCATGAAACTAATGGCAATATATGAGGATGGACCGACCAAATTGGTTTTAACTACTGAATCCTTTCTTTGGATACTTCTTAGAGTCACGATATAAGGTATACCATATTCTTTAAAAATATATCTTGCAAGGGAAACATCTTCATCAACATTCTGAGCATGAATCACAGATGGTTCGAAATCTTTAATAACTCTTGCTATCATCTTTCTATTAAAAAAGTAGCTGAGTTTATAAAATAATTTCCGAAATGAAAATTTAATTGGAAACATCAATAAACCATATATATGAACGGTATGATCCGCCAACGAATAGGTTTTACCTCTTCTTAATTTGTAATACGAAAGCCATCTTTTCGAAAAAACAGAGAGTATAATATTAGAATAAGGAGTAACAAATATATACTTAAACTCAATATTTGGATAATAGAGTTTAAATTTCTTTTCAGTCTCCAGAATTACATCATTCTCATTCTTTTTTCTTTCTATTTCCGAAATAGGTAGTATGTTAGTAATCACTAAAATACGTAAATTTGAATTTTCAATCATGATATAATAATGGTGTATATTAACGAAATTATTAGATTGTTACTTTGTGATCAATCCTTTGAGATTACGGAATTTTCCTCAATATACATCCTACCCTTATCAACATATCGTTGCTCAAAAGCCGAATATGATCCCATTAATGATTTTAAAATATTTTTAGGGCTGTGTTCAACCTTATTTTTATAAATATATACACCGTCGTCTGCATAGCCTCTAATAATTACTGCTCTATTCTCATTTTTCAATCGAAAATAATTGTGATGTATTTTTATAGTGGTTCCTGCAATATTGGTACCATCGTTCCGATCTCGTCCTCCATGCATATCCAACGAGTGAGATGTGTTATTTTCTAAAAACACATTATAACATGCTTCATAACTCGTCCCAGGGACTCCAGTTCCTGCTACATCATGACGATTATAGTCAAAAAGATTCGCTTTTATCAACGCCGATGCTCCATCTAGTACAACACCGTAACCAAGCCCGTAACGTCGATTATGATGTATATAATTATGATGTATAATCACATTGTCCGCACCTTTTTCTAAACTTATCGCTCCATGAGTCCACCCGAATAGTTCACAGTTTTCTACTATAAGATAGGAAAAAGAAGACCCTATTCCAACGGTTACGGGCTTCCTGTATACGTTCCTTCGATCGTTTTCCTTACCAGCTAACTTCTTTCCGTATGGATAGATATCAGTATCAGTGCCGCTTATTCTTAAGCCAAAAAAGACAACATTTTCACCTCCGACTTTAAAAAGAGGCGAGACACCTGC from Pedobacter indicus carries:
- the wecB gene encoding non-hydrolyzing UDP-N-acetylglucosamine 2-epimerase, translated to MKTTIIAGARPNFMKIAPIIHAIEKSKKSGNNIDYRLIHTGQHYDKKMSGDFFEQLQIPEPHANLEAGGGTQAEQTAAIMIRFEKELQANPTDLVIVVGDVTSTMACAVTAQKMHTKVAHVEAGIRSDDWTMPEEINRLVTDSVTNYFFTTSDIANENLKGSGVEEDRIFFVGNTMIDTLLEQRPRFQKPAIWDKLKLKEKEYFVMTLHRPANVDEEEKLKELMDEIVNNSQNLPLVFPVHPRTAKILSNVGVSHPRLHMVEPLSYLEFNYLVERAKAVVTDSGGITEETTVMGVPCMTLRDNTERPETITLGTNELLGTDPKAIKPAMEKLFAGTWKKGDVIPLWDGKTAERIVDILTILDFD
- a CDS encoding glycosyltransferase family 4 protein; the protein is MIENSNLRILVITNILPISEIERKKNENDVILETEKKFKLYYPNIEFKYIFVTPYSNIILSVFSKRWLSYYKLRRGKTYSLADHTVHIYGLLMFPIKFSFRKLFYKLSYFFNRKMIARVIKDFEPSVIHAQNVDEDVSLARYIFKEYGIPYIVTLRSIQRKDSVVKTNLVGPSSYIAISFMQKKIANSFGIDPVFIPHGIPDSFFSTIESHEKRDTRIRIISVCRLLKLKNLDMVIKALATVNYDYTYHIYGDGPEKQNLERLITRFDLSNKVTLHGFVPNRELPGILSNMDLFVMPSFPETLGRVYLEAMACGLPIIGVKNTGIDGIVENGKHGFLVDIDDERSLERVLTKVFDNPDQLREMSVNARKLVEAFRWEIIIEKLHNVYIMSRDNS
- a CDS encoding right-handed parallel beta-helix repeat-containing protein, which translates into the protein MNFRTVFYLYFISFFILSANVFAQNSIIRQKNFIKDETIGLPNDKVDGEFIGGLKNQTVPVYSKELEKKDYVVHTKSELLAALETAQNGEVVYIDDKASIDLSNHKSIVVPGGVTIASGRGINNSKGALIYTNTAGVSPLFKVGGENVVFFGLRISGTDTDIYPYGKKLAGKENDRRNVYRKPVTVGIGSSFSYLIVENCELFGWTHGAISLEKGADNVIIHHNYIHHNRRYGLGYGVVLDGASALIKANLFDYNRHDVAGTGVPGTSYEACYNVFLENNTSHSLDMHGGRDRNDGTNIAGTTIKIHHNYFRLKNENRAVIIRGYADDGVYIYKNKVEHSPKNILKSLMGSYSAFEQRYVDKGRMYIEENSVISKD